A window from Salvia miltiorrhiza cultivar Shanhuang (shh) chromosome 2, IMPLAD_Smil_shh, whole genome shotgun sequence encodes these proteins:
- the LOC131012259 gene encoding probable galacturonosyltransferase 15, with translation MKVKKSAAAAVGRRLAYRTAMLPAVLMLALVLPFLFIRTAFLVLESAALCSSSIGCITRRVFGGSDVSVAREELRKALLEAASSSNDDDVEIEKLDGGPISFKDLVRDFTSNKHDIRYFAFTTKTMIEKMERLVSSAKWQESVYWHLATHGVPNSLHCLSLVLAEEYAVNAMARARLPPPHHVHRLTDPLSHHVVLLTDNALAASVVVSSAVKASSNPGALVFHVVTDRKSYTSMHSWFALNNIHSAVIEIKGLHHYDLNLAVEEMLEADNHRRSVSLLNHLRMYLPQLFADLDKVVVLDDDVVVQRDLSLLWELDLHGKVVGASGCGSEDCCKTYKEYLNFSHPIISSSFDQHRCGWLFGMNIFDLKQWRNSNITATYHKWLHLNLNSGYTLWRSGALPPALIAFENLVHCLDPSWHVAGLGQRYPNVEKEMVEAAAVVHFSGPAKPWLQTCSPEVRSLWYTHLNLSNQYIATCGIAASLSLYTSI, from the exons ATGAAAGTGAAGAAGTCGGCCGCGGCGGCTGTCGGCCGGCGATTGGCTTATCGGACTGCGATGTTGCCGGCGGTGCTGATGCTTGCTTTAGTTTTGCCCTTTCTCTTCATTAGGACTGCGTTTCTAGTTCTGGAATCTGCTGCTCTTTGCTCTTCCTCTATCg GCTGCATTACACGGAGGGTTTTCGGCGGGAGTGACGTGTCCGTG gcgaGAGAAGAGCTGAGAAAGGCGTTGTTGGAGGCAGCAAGCAGtagcaatgatgatgatgttgagatTGAGAAATTGGATGGAGGCCCAATTTCATTCAAGGATCTTGTGAGGGACTTCACGTCAAACAAACACGACATCAGATACTTCGCTTTCACCACCAAAACAATG ATTGAGAAGATGGAACGGTTAGTCTCGAGTGCAAAATGGCAAGAATCTGTGTACTGGCATTTAGCTACTCATGGCGTACCCAACAGCCTACACTGTCTCTCTCTGGTGTTGGCTGAAGAGTATGCTGTCAACGCCATGGCTCGTGCTCGTCTTCCTCCGCCTCACCACGTTCACCGCCTCACTGACCCTCTCTCCCACCACGTCGTTCTTCTAACTGACAACGCCCTTGCGGCCTCCGTTGTCGTCTCCTCCGCCGTCAAGGCCTCCTCCAATCCCGGAGCTCTGGTATTCCACGTTGTGACCGACAGGAAATCCTACACTTCCATGCATTCATGGTTCGCATTGAACAACATTCATTCCGCCGTCATCGAGATCAAGGGCTTGCATCACTACGACTTGAATCTGGCCGTTGAGGAAATGTTGGAAGCTGACAACCACAGACGCAGCGTGTCGTTGCTGAATCACCTCCGCATGTATCTCCCTCAGCTGTTTGCTGATCTCGACAAAGTTGTGGTTCTGGACGATGATGTGGTGGTGCAGCGCGACTTGTCGTTGCTATGGGAGTTGGACCTCCATGGGAAAGTTGTGGGTGCATCCGGGTGTGGAAGTGAGGACTGCTGCAAGACTTACAAGGAATACTTGAATTTCAGCCATCCCATCATCTCATCCAGCTTCGATCAGCACCGCTGTGGGTGGCTGTTTGGGATGAACATCTTCGACCTCAAGCAATGGAGGAACTCCAATATCACTGCAACATATCACAAATGGCTTCATCTG AACCTCAACTCTGGCTACACACTGTGGCGCTCTGGAGCACTTCCGCCGGCCTTGATTGCTTTCGAGAACCTCGTGCACTGCCTTGATCCTTCATGGCATGTAGCTGGTCTAGGGCAGCGCTATCCGAATGTGGAAAAGGAAATGGTTGAAGCTGCTGCGGTGGTACATTTCAGCGGGCCGGCTAAGCCGTGGCTGCAGACGTGCTCCCCTGAGGTAAGAAGCCTCTGGTATACACATCTAAATCTCTCAAATCAATACATTGCTACATGTGGAATAGCTGCCTCCCTCTCTCTATACACATCTATCTAA